A stretch of DNA from Rhizobacter sp.:
CGGATGCCGCGGCGCTGGCCGCCAGGGCGATGGTGGTGAGCGCGAGATTTTGGAATTTGGATCGCATGCGAAAACTTCTCCGATCAGTGAGGCAGACCCCCTCGCCAGGCGGGCGCGTGCAGGCAGTCGATGCGGCCTGATGGCCTCGACGTCAGCAGCGGCGGTCACCGACCGGTGACCGCGTCTTGGGGCCGCATCCTAGGGAGAGCCCTGATCTCGACCAAGCTGCTGCAGCGCAACAGGCCATGTCGCATTTCGCAAGAATCTTCGGGCTTGAGATTCAGATCGTTGACCGCAATGCGCGCAGTGCGGAGCGTGCGGCGGCAAGGTCCCACGCGGCGGTGCCCACGCTCTTGAACACGGCGGGGCGGTGAAGGTCGGGCGTGTCTCGCAACAAGCGGCCGAGTGATTTCACGCGTGACCACTCGACACCGGCGCGCAGTAGGTCGCCGGCTTCGTGACGGGCGCCGAGCGGGTCGTCGGCGTAGAGATCGCTGCCGTCGAGCGTGCGCTGGCCGATCTCGGCCATCTCGGGTTTGAATGCGCCCACACCGATGACCACGCGGCCGGCGCGTGCGGGCTCGTCGTACACCGGCTCGGTGCTGGTAGTGAGCGTGATCACCGCGTCGACGTCGTCGGGCACGTCGGCACCCACCGCATCGCGGCCACGCACCTGCACACGCGCTTGCGGAAAGATCGCTTGCAAGGCCAGCTGGTGGTGGCGTGACTGCACCCCGGCGCCGATCAGCAGCACGTGGTGCGGCGCGCGGCCGAGCAGTGCGCGCAGCGCGAGCAGCGTCACCGCGGCGGTGCGGCGGCCGGTGACTTCGGGGCCGTCGAGCAGGCACAGGGGCTGGCCGGTGGTGGCGTCGCACGCCGTCACGATGCCGTGGATGGTGGGCAGGCCCTGCTGTGCGTTCGCGCGTTGCACGTTCACGAGCTTGTGCACGGCGATGTCGGGCGCGGTGGCCGGCATGCTCAGCATCACGCCGCCGTGGCCGAAGGGCACCACCATGCGCGGCGGGCTGAGCAGGGAGCCTTGTTCAACTTCCGCTGCGGCGTGCGCCACGGCTTCCATCAGCGACGGGAAGTCGAGCAGCTGCGCGGTGCGGGCGGCGTCGCAGACGAGAGGTGTGCTCATGGTCGCAGGCGTGTGCTCAGGCGCTCAGCCGGTATCGCTCGCCGTCCAACGTCACACGGCCAGCGGCCATCAGCTCGTCGAGGTGCTGCGAGATCGACCAGCGCTCGATGGCCTGCGCCGACGGCGAGGGGTTGAACCCGGCCGG
This window harbors:
- a CDS encoding delta(1)-pyrroline-2-carboxylate reductase family protein — encoded protein: MSTPLVCDAARTAQLLDFPSLMEAVAHAAAEVEQGSLLSPPRMVVPFGHGGVMLSMPATAPDIAVHKLVNVQRANAQQGLPTIHGIVTACDATTGQPLCLLDGPEVTGRRTAAVTLLALRALLGRAPHHVLLIGAGVQSRHHQLALQAIFPQARVQVRGRDAVGADVPDDVDAVITLTTSTEPVYDEPARAGRVVIGVGAFKPEMAEIGQRTLDGSDLYADDPLGARHEAGDLLRAGVEWSRVKSLGRLLRDTPDLHRPAVFKSVGTAAWDLAAARSALRALRSTI